A single genomic interval of Mangifera indica cultivar Alphonso chromosome 5, CATAS_Mindica_2.1, whole genome shotgun sequence harbors:
- the LOC123217471 gene encoding alpha-galactosidase 1-like, whose product MEKKLAYCLLLISLMLIGVASSGAKMMKKLPNTKFHYYSERLRRNLLANSLGLTPPMGWNSWNHFNCHVNETIIKDAVDALVSSGLAQLGYTYVNIDDCWAEKVRDGNGSLVARSTTFPSGIKALADYVHSRGLKLGIYSSAGFFTCSNTMPGSLGYEEQDAKTFASWGVDYLKYDNCFNDGTKPIDRYPIMTRALMKAGRPIYYSLCEWGDMHPATWGFQVGNSWRTTGDITDDFDTMMNRADMNNMYADYARPGGWNDPDMLEVGNGGMTKDQYIVHFSLWAIIKSPLLLGCDLKNMTQETLDIIGNKEVIAINQDPLGVQAKKIREDVEIWAGPLSGYRFVALLVNRGTWSTNVSAHLEDIGIPPKTKVKVRDLWEHKTLEEPVTGNLTASLGAYGSKMFLLTPVLEQSF is encoded by the exons ATGGAGAAAAAGCTGGCATATTGTTTACtattaatatcattaatgtTGATTGGAGTTGCCTCATCGGGagcaaaaatgatgaaaaagctCCCGAACACCAAGTTTCACTATTACAGTGAGCGCCTTAGGCGAAATCTGCTTGCAAATTCTCTCGGCCTTACTCCTCCAATGGG GTGGAATAGTTGGAATCACTTCAACTGCCATGTTAATGAAACTATCATCAAAGATGCTG TTGATGCTCTGGTTTCCTCTGGTCTAGCCCAGCTCGGATATACCTATGTCAACATAG ATGATTGTTGGGCTGAAAAAGTTCGTGATGGAAAT GGCAGTTTAGTGGCTAGAAGCACTACGTTTCCATCTGGCATCAAAGCTCTTGCAGACTATGTTCACAGCAGAGGACTTAAACTTGGGATTTACTCCAGTGCCGG GTTTTTTACTTGCAGCAACACCATGCCTGGTTCACTTGGTTATGAAGAACAAGATGCTAAGACCTTTGCCTCATGG GGTGTTGATTATTTGAAGTATGATAACTGTTTCAACGATGGAACAAAGCCAATTGACAG ATATCCTATAATGACCAGAGCTTTAATGAAGGCTGGTCGCCCGATCTACTACTCCTTATGTGAATG gggtgacATGCATCCAGCTACATGGGGTTTCCAGGTGGGAAATAGCTGGAGAACTACTGGTGACATCACTGATGACTTTGACAC CATGATGAATAGAGCAGATATGAACAACATGTATGCTGATTATGCAAGGCCTGGTGGTTGGAATg ATCCTGATATGCTTGAAGTTGGAAATGGAGGAATGACAAAAGACCAGTACATTGTACACTTCAGTCTATGGGCCATAATTAAG TCTCCCCTTCTCCTTGGCTgtgatttgaaaaatatgactCAAGAAACATTAGATATCATTGGCAATAAAGAAGTTATTGCCATTAACCAAG ATCCGCTTGGAGTTCAGGCAAAGAAGATTAGGGAAGATGTTGAG ATATGGGCAGGACCTCTTTCAGGGTACAGATTTGTAGCACTGCTAGTCAACCGAGGTACATGGTCTACTAATGTCTCAGCACATCTTGAAGATATTGGAATTCCCCCCAAAACTAAAGTTAAAGTTAGAGATCTATGGGAG CACAAGACATTGGAAGAACCAGTGACAGGGAACCTGACAGCAAGCCTTGGTGCTTATGGAAGCAAGATGTTTCTGTTGACGCCTGTTTTGGAGCagtcattttga